In one Siniperca chuatsi isolate FFG_IHB_CAS linkage group LG14, ASM2008510v1, whole genome shotgun sequence genomic region, the following are encoded:
- the LOC122887750 gene encoding olfactory receptor 52N5-like yields MENQTLSIDILQLEGLKVSPQSSIPAFILLLLIYIFIMVSNIGLVVLITMERSLHQPMYLLFCNMSINDVFGATTIIPQLLSDIFIPSTDRYIHYIDCVIQAFCAHLHASASHTVLMIMSFDRYVAICNPLRYATIMTSRMVVTLSVSAWMVVLLMVSILVGLSVRLSRCRAVILNPFCDNASLFKLSCESILINNIYGLGYTAALLGSSIGSVTLTYLKIAAVCVLSKNKVLNSRALQTCATHLAAYIIMIVSGFIPIILHRFQDFSDERKLASILFHVVPPAMNAVIYGLQIKAVRQKIVIMFTRNTMAVTEVK; encoded by the coding sequence ATGGAGAACCAGACTTTAAGTATAGACATTCTACAGCTGGAGGGGTTAAAGGTCAGCCCCCAGTCCTCCATTCCcgccttcatcctcctcctcctcatctacATCTTCATCATGGTGTCCAACATCGGCCTGGTAGTCCTGATCACCATGGAGAGGAGCCTCCACCAGCCCATGTATCTGCTCTTCTGCAACATGAGTATTAATGATGTTTTTGGGGCCACGACCATCATTCCTCAATTGTTGAGTGACATTTTTATTCCAAGCACAGACCGATACATTCATTATATCGACTGTGTCATTCAGGCCTTTTGTGCTCATCTCCATGCAAGCGCCTCTCACACTGTGCTCATGATCATGTCCTTCGACCGCTACGTGGCCATCTGCAACCCCCTGCGTTACGCCACCATCATGACCAGCAGGATGGTGGTGACGCTGTCGGTGTCGGCCTGGATGGTGGTTTTATTGATGGTGTCGATCCTCGTGGGCCTCAGTGTCCGCCTGTCACGCTGCAGGGCAGTTATTTTGAACCCGTTCTGCGACAACGCCTCCTTGTTCAAGCTGTCCTGTGAAAGTATCCTCATCAATAACATCTATGGCCTCGGCTACACGGCGGCCCTGCTGGGCTCCTCCATCGGCAGCGTCACTCTCACCTACCTGAAaattgctgcagtgtgtgtgctcagtAAAAACAAGGTTCTGAACAGCAGGGCGCTGCAGACCTGTGCCACCCACCTGGCTGCGTACATCATCATGATTGTGTCTGGTTTCATCCCTATCATCCTCCATCGTTTCCAGGACTTTTCAGACGAAAGGAAGCTAGCATCCATCTTGTTCCATGTGGTCCCTCCTGCTATGAACGCTGTTATCTATGGACTGCAAAtcaaagctgtcagacaaaaaaTAGTCATCATGTTTACTAGGAATACAATGGCTGTGACAGAGGTGAAATGA
- the LOC122887754 gene encoding olfactory receptor 146, whose amino-acid sequence MENYTFNSFTLQLEGLKVTEVSMYPVFFFFFFSYVIIIFVNVGIVVLIFIDKSLHQPMYLLFCNLPVNDILGNSIMVPRLLSDILLPPSERLISYYECVVQAFTSHMFGTTSHTVLMIMAFDRYVALCNPLRYAAIMTNKMVIKLTVSAWGVAFVLVGILLGLTIRLNRCRTLITNPYCDNASLFKLSCESVFINNIYGLTFTVVLFTASIGTMVLTYTKITVICLTSKNKSLNSKALRTCSTHLFVYLMMFLCGMLIIILHRFPQTSDYRKLSAILFHIIPGSLNPIIYGVQSKEIRKFLSKLFQSRKVLP is encoded by the coding sequence ATGGAAAACTACACATTCAACAGCTTTACTCTCCAGCTGGAGGGGTTAAAAGTCACAGAAGTTTCCATGTAccctgtctttttctttttctttttctcctacgtaattattatatttgtcaACGTAGGCATTGTAGTCCTGATTTTCATTGACAAAAGCCTTCACCAGCCCATGTATCTCCTTTTCTGCAACCTGCCAGTCAATGACATCCTTGGAAACTCTATCATGGTGCCCCGTTTGCTTTCAGATATCTTGCTGCCTCCCTCTGAGCGCCTCATCAGTTATTATGAGTGTGTGGTCCAAGCTTTCACCTCACACATGTTTGGCACAACTTCTCACACAGTGCTCATGATTATGGCCTTCGACAGATATGTGGCCCTCTGCAATCCCCTACGCTATGCTGCCATAATGACCAACAAGATGGTGATCAAGCTGACAGTTTCTGCCTGGGGAGTGGCCTTTGTTTTAGTTGGGATTCTTCTTGGCCTGACCATACGGCTGAACCGATGCAGGACTCTCATTACAAATCCTTACTGTGACAATGCCTCACTGTTTAAGCTCTCCTGTGAGAGTGTGTTCATCAATAACATCTATGGCCTCACTTTTACTGTAGTCCTGTTCACAGCTTCTATAGGCACCATGGTTCTGACCTACACTAAAATCACAGTAATTTGTCTGACCAGTAAGAACAAGTCTTTGAACAGTAAAGCCTTGAGAACATGCAGCACTCATCTCTTTGTATATCTAATGATGTTCTTATGTGGAATGCTTATCATCATCCTGCATCGCTTCCCTCAGACCTCAGACTACAGAAAACTCTCTGCcattctgtttcatatcatccCTGGCAGCCTCAACCCCATTATTTATGGGGTTCAGTCTAAAGAGATACGAAAATTCCTGTCAAAATTGTTTCAGTCCAGAAAGGTTTTGCcataa
- the LOC122887752 gene encoding olfactory receptor 51E1-like → MENQTFGEDILILEGLKVTPQSFIPAFILLLLIYIFIMVSNIGLVVLITMERSLHQPMYLLLCNMSINDVFGATIIIPHVLRDLLISNLERHIHYIDCAIQAFCVHLHASASHTVLMIMAFDRYVAICNPLRYATIMTSRMVVKLSVSAWMVVLLMVSILVGLSVCLSRCRAVIFNPFCDNASLFKLSCESVLINNIYGLSFTVVLLGSSIGSVTLTYLKIAAVCVLSKNKVLNSRALQTCATHLAVYIILLVSGFIIVILHRFPQLSDHRKVAAVLGHVALPALNAVIYGLQIKEVRQRIIALFHKNKVGKMDVK, encoded by the coding sequence ATGGAAAACCAGACTTTCGGTGAAGATATCTTAATCCTGGAGGGGTTAAAGGTCACCCCCCAGTCCTTCATTCCCGCCTTtatcctccttctcctcatctacaTCTTCATCATGGTGTCCAACATCGGCCTGGTAGTCCTGATCACCATGGAGAGGAGCCTCCACCAGCCCATGTATCTGCTCCTCTGCAACATGAGCATTAATGATGTTTTTGGGGCCACGATAATTATACCTCATGTACTCAGAGATCTTTTAATATCAAACTTAGAGCGGCACATTCATTATATCGATTGTGCCATTCAGGCCTTCTGTGTTCATCTCCATGCAAGCGCCTCTCACACTGTACTCATGATCATGGCCTTCGACCGCTACGTGGCCATCTGCAACCCCCTGCGTTACGCCACCATCATGACCAGCAGGATGGTGGTGAAGCTGTCGGTGTCGGCCTGGATGGTGGTTTTATTGATGGTGTCGATCCTCGTGGGCCTCAGCGTCTGCTTGTCACGCTGCAGGGCAGTTATTTTCAACCCGTTCTGCGATAACGCCTCCTTGTTCAAGCTGTCCTGTGAAAGTGTCCTCATCAATAACATCTATGGCCTCAGCTTCACAGTGGTCCTGCTGGGCTCCTCCATCGGCAGCGTCACTCTCACCTACCTGAAaattgctgcagtgtgtgtgctcagtAAAAACAAGGTGCTGAACAGCCGGGCGTTGCAAACCTGTGCCACCCACCTGGCTGTGTACATCATCCTGCTGGTGTCCGGCTTCATTATTGTGATCCTGCACCGTTTCCCTCAGCTGTCAGACCACAGGAAAGTGGCGGCTGTCCTGGGACATGTTGCCTTGCCTGCCCTGAATGCTGTTATCTATGGGTTGCAAATTAAAGAGGTCAGGCAGAGGATTATTGCTTTGTTCCATAAAAATAAAGTAGGTAAAATGGATGTAAAATGA
- the LOC122887751 gene encoding olfactory receptor 52N5-like, with protein MENQTLSIDILQLEGLKVSPQSSIPAFILLLLIYIFIMVSNIGLVVLITMERSLHQPMYLLFCNMSINDVFGATTIIPRLLGDVFTPVTERYIHYYECVIQAFCAHFHLGVSHTVLMIMSFDRYVAICNPLRYATIMTSRMVVTLSVSAWMVILLMVLILVGLSVRLSRCRAVIFNPFCDNASLFKLSCESILINNIYGLGYTAVMLGSSIGSVTLTYLKIAAVCVLSKNKVLNSRALQTCATHLAVYIIMLLSGFIPIILHRFQDFSDERKLASILFHVVPPTMNAVIYGLQIKAVREKIVIMFTRNSMTVTEVK; from the coding sequence ATGGAGAACCAGACTTTAAGTATAGACATTCTACAGCTGGAGGGGTTAAAGGTCAGCCCCCAGTCCTCCATTCCcgccttcatcctcctcctcctcatctacATCTTCATCATGGTGTCCAACATCGGCCTGGTAGTCCTGATCACCATGGAGAGGAGCCTCCACCAGCCCATGTATCTGCTCTTCTGCAACATGAGCATTAATGATGTTTTTGGGGCCACGACCATCATTCCTCGCTTGCTGGGTGACGTTTTTACTCCAGTCACAGAGCGCTACATCCATTATTATGAGTGTGTGATTCAGGCCTTCTGTGCTCATTTTCATTTAGGCGTCTCTCACACTGTGCTCATGATCATGTCCTTTGACCGCTACGTGGCCATCTGCAACCCCCTGCGTTACGCCACCATCATGACCAGCAGGATGGTGGTGACGCTGTCGGTGTCGGCCTGGATGGTGATTTTATTGATGGTGTTGATCCTCGTGGGCCTCAGCGTTCGCCTGTCACGCTGCAGGGCAGTTATTTTCAACCCATTCTGCGACAACGCCTCCTTGTTCAAGCTGTCCTGTGAAAGTATCCTCATCAATAACATCTACGGCCTCGGCTACACGGCAGTCATGCTGGGCTCCTCCATCGGCAGCGTCACTCTCACCTACCTGAAaattgctgcagtgtgtgtgctcagtAAAAACAAGGTGCTGAACAGCCGGGCGCTGCAGACCTGTGCCACCCACCTGGCTGTGTACATCATCATGCTTTTGTCTGGTTTCATCCCTATCATCCTCCATCGTTTCCAGGACTTTTCAGATGAAAGGAAGCTAGCATCCATCTTGTTCCATGTGGTCCCTCCTACTATGAACGCTGTTATCTATGGACTGCAAATCAAAGCGGTCAGAGAAAAAATAGTCATCATGTTTACTAGGAATTCAATGACTGTGACAGAGGTGAAATGA